From one Plasmodium chabaudi chabaudi strain AS genome assembly, chromosome: 4 genomic stretch:
- a CDS encoding CIR protein, with the protein MSEELCEGIKFADENVVFDSESQNYTFKDEIFKVFCSLNGKGEKGQCDKESLKVSSGFMGLLEYFKSIDEEGLDGDKLAQYAILWFNYKISQNQNIEIIRGTLYNILTQNNWFSEYSESIENRKDTMKIHYLYLKNLYDFLKGICETINKCKDSPTSNECKKYGEKCSDLYRACILHLPWREICNPYCSVLTNLKNDYDKLKEKYKLPELKLPEGLYDCKTECHNQEERHKASVAVQNRSSDGSEIDTSTNASLPGPSVPPTSINNGNKLPYIAVPLILIPIILGISYKYLTPVWRKKMKKKNMKKIINLSDQKKA; encoded by the exons ATGTCTGAGGAATtg TGTGAAGGAATTAAATTTGCTGATGAAAATGTTGTCTTTGATTCAGAATCTCAAAATTATACGTTTAAAGATGAGATATTCAAAGTTTTTTGTTCTCTCAATGGAAAGGGTGAAAAAGGGCAATGTGATAAGGAATCCCTAAAAGTCAGCTCTGGTTTTATGGGATTGCtagaatattttaagaGTATTGATGAGGAAGGGTTAGATGGTGATAAACTTGCTCAATACGCTATTTTATggtttaattataaaattagcCAAAATCAGAATATAGAGATTATAAGAGGTACTTTGTATAACATACTTACACAGAATAATTGGTTTAGTGAATATAGTGAATCCATAGAAAACAGAAAAGATACGATgaaaattcattatttatatttgaagAATCTTTATGATTTCCTTAAAGGAATATGTGAaacaattaataaatgtaaaGACTCTCCAACCTCCAAtgaatgcaaaaaatatggtgAAAAATGTTCTGACTTGTATCGCGCATGTATTCTACATTTACCCTGGAGAGAGATTTGTAATCCATATTGTAGTGTATtgacaaatttaaaaaatgattatgataaacttaaagaaaaatataaacttcCAGAATTGAAGCTCCCAGAAGGATTATACGATTGTAAAACGGAGTGCCATAATCAAGAGGAACGGCATAAAGCCAGTGTTGCTGTACAGAATCGTTCGAGTGATGGTTCAGAAATAGATACATCCACCAATGCTAGTTTACCAGGCCCATCAGTACCTCCCAcaagtataaataatggaaataaacTACCATACATCGCAGTtccattaattttaataccCATTATTTTAGGAATTTCATATAAG tATTTAACACCCGTATGGCgaaaaaagatgaaaaaaaaaaacatgaaaaagattataaatttgagTGATCAAAAGAAAGCCTAA
- a CDS encoding fam-a protein encodes MNKFYIQILFFLLTIFLYVNNKTLETEIAPKNDTKSKSKKCYPTSEEIYENNKHLLCTNPEETKEAEKLMNEAVEHLEYHATSKDGYELCKKYNIYNMVLYKKKHQGHTDVEKTQYSIQNSDKYNKIVNKLWNPDCDNFLDIGSVERKFARVYNPNLVIIHQRSKKLPWSRPKYFYALATKVHISEDKTIIAMTSANIIDHHPSKKEYQNTIIENANLFKTDIDSDDDIKNGKLKKMFVNIAGYLIEKKDGHIDITYIKSIDGHPTL; translated from the exons atgaataaattttatattcaaatacttttttttcttttaaccATCTTCCTATAtgtgaataataaaacccTTGAAACTGAGATTGCTCCAAAAAACGATACAAAATccaaatcaaaaaaatgttatccTAC TTCagaagaaatatatgaaaataacaaGCACTTATTGTGTACTAATCCCGAAGAAACGAAAGAAGCGGAAAAACTTATGAACGAAGCTGTAGAACATTTAGAATATCATGCTACAAGTAAAGATGGTTATgaattatgtaaaaaatataatatttacaatatggttttatataaaaaaaagcatcAGGGCCATACCGATGTTGAAAAAACTCAATATTCAATTCAGAACTCCGATAAG tataataaaatagtaaacAAGTTATGGAATCCCGATTGTGACAATTTTTTAGATATAGGTTCTGTTGAAA GAAAATTTGCCCGTGTATACAATCCAAATTTAGTAATTATACACCAGCGTTCCAAAAAATTGCCGTGGAGTCGcccaaaatatttttatgctttAGCTACAAAAGTTCAT aTATCAGAAGACAAAACTATAATTGCCATGACTTCAGCAAATATAATTGATCACCACCCTTCCAAGAAAGAATATCAAAACACAATCATAGAAAACGCAAATTTATTCAAAACTGACATTGATTCTGACgatgatattaaaaatggaaaattaaagaaaatgttTGTTAACATAGCTGGATAccttattgaaaaaaaagacggGCATATTGATATCACCTATATCAAATCT aTTGATGGACATCCTACCCTTTAA
- a CDS encoding fam-a protein, giving the protein MKVISLSLISSIIFSIALASDCSGSGATTCCFSFCIRKTKKSHNTADEPVKVKGKGAYDPDLPDLKFIDEFDPILMEIYKERQTELEEPFTSETDDNIVDKVDGLLGRENESRRKGWYIRPYEEDYEDTIKINFIPLKNNYQYNQMNIHKQDNTPYEVPKAPYNKKYIKKRKLSIIYEEDIDDENDEIYQKHKHLLCTNFEEKIEAEKLMNEAVKHLEYHATSEDGYKLCRNYPNVRLSYYKKKHEGHTNIYKVKLKTYGSDKYNEIINILWDPDRSKFSDIGFVKRKFDRVYNQNIVIMQQRCKFCCLGREEYFYALVKRFQISEDKTIIAMTSANIIDHHPSKKEYKNTIIENANLFTTEVDSEDDIRKGKLKKLFVNIAGYLIEKKNTYVYVTYVESIDGYRTI; this is encoded by the exons ttttcattttgtataagaaaaacaaagaaAAGCCATAATACAGCAGATGAACCAGTTAAGGTTAAAGGCAAGGGAGCATATGATCCTGATCTTCCAGATCTCAAATTTATAGATGAATTCGATCCAATATTAATGGAAATTTACAAAGAGAGACAAACTGAATTAGAAGAACCATTTACTTCAGAAACCGATGATAATATCGTTGATAAAGTGGACGGATTATTAGGAAGAGAAAATGAGTCCAGGAGAAAAGGGTGGTATATTCGACCATATGAAGAAGACTATGAAGATacgataaaaattaattttataccTCTTAAGAACAATTATCAATACAACCAAATGAACATACATAAACAAGATAACACTCCTTATGAAGTACCTAAGGCCccttataataaaaaatatataaaaaaacgaaaattaagtataatatatgaagaGGACATagatgatgaaaatgacgaaatatatcaaaaacaCAAGCACTTATTGTGTACTAATTTcgaagaaaaaatagaagCGGAAAAACTTATGAACGAAGCTGTAAAACATTTAGAATATCATGCTACAAGTGAAGATggttataaattatgtagAAATTATCCTAATGTCAGATTAtcttattataaaaaaaagcacGAAGGccatacaaatatttataaagttaaattaaaaacttATGGCTCCGATAAG tataatgaaataataaacatattatgGGATCCAGATCGTTCCAAATTTTCCGATATTGGCTTTGTTAAAA GAAAATTTGATCGTGTGTACAATCAAAATATAGTAATTATGCAGCAACGTTGCAAATTTTGTTGTTTAGGCCGTGaggaatatttttatgctttAGTCAAAAGATTTCAA aTATCAGAAGACAAAACTATAATTGCCATGACTTCAGCAAATATAATTGATCACCACCCTTCCAagaaagaatataaaaacacaATAATAGAAAACGCAAACTTATTCACAACTGAGGTTGATTCTGAAGATGATAttagaaaaggaaaattaaaaaaattatttgttaaCATAGCTGGATACCtcatcgaaaaaaaaaacacatatGTTTATGTCACCTATGTCGAATCT aTTGATGGATATCGTACcatttaa
- a CDS encoding CIR protein encodes MYRDVCKIFQEVDEVFKDNKPDLNKIFEFDKYRRYCPWDITGVNNCQHDVAGIDAVYSYLFKEIHQLPLDQQKYENNDNQYTEYMLIWLGYRLFQTPSYSSSTLVDYYNNYILKSHLPFKNDYLIDKKKHLLHANFELINKLYKLLNYLCNIITEPNIYTESTKIKSNISMFQDEFTSLYDEVKECYPYFKLLKNFKKTYDDYRNSIMYTIGNNSFIGTLTIIMSFLNLPLTELKIPNWSDEYMDESLEIEDFMTSGCAKLHSKYLQLEKKNTSQDTQKEQPPSGSDKSGGKGNQQTSERSNPTTEKQNEQPQSEQLPNPKPNTPKQVQKPASKPQQSPKQEPPPKTALPPAAPQTPSTESSKNLPLTGPGSSTTPSTPKKTQPLTKIEPAQSTSTKLGNAQQTPIKASGSIPIKMPAQQAPTKPESTKPTPAQPVILQKTPEQKRLKPSAPPALPKPQRQLPSQPPQKKDTSLQKPQTGGLSHQNGLGDFKSEQKGSGSEKGNADGGKGTPSVDTGGSRDGSGKSGGKPKDNTPKKTNHVNDSPPGPKASSHEKESGNQRNGTGTAPSVQNIGNDTPSGTKNGIGNTQGNADTVNKKNPSSDITNQPQSQNPKQGNTGGGLGRSGEKLTNSTPKKIENVDNSAPGPKAPIQKKGSGNQRNGLITAPSVKNNGNDTPNNINNGPRDIKDNAGTGKSGEGKLNDVPVNHEADGNKKINQHQGTDNKQGSSRDGSGSSGIGSNSSGSGIDTSPSPQTLQPITSLLPSSITPSLPLSQSLSSQTPPVTSSGTQPASPKPILQPQWQSPITLLFTAPETITTTSATTTVPTGEKVEITMPSIESTLPEKNDASKRISRARRSPDPGISISTPTNESGTTSDTSPITGKGSITGTDVKINEKSSIWCIGSNKKCNIIGIGIIGISIFVFLVFMYKYLSFGSRKNSKKKKITKKVINLVDGKKMEKTFINSIDREKKEKMIVNSGDNKKIAKIIINSDDKNKSIKTEINPQDEKRTTHITINSGYTKKYTKSVINPGDGKKNPLLNIYKLMQADPMPFINLFFLLIFFVYKRKSTIE; translated from the exons ATGTATAGGGACGTG tgtaaaatatttcaagaAGTTGATGAAGTTTTTAAGGATAATAAGCCTgatttgaataaaatatttgaatttgataaatatcGGAGGTATTGCCCTTGGGATATCACAGGAGTAAATAATTGTCAACACGATGTTGCAGGAATTGACGCTGTATACTCATATTTGTTTAAGGAAATACACCAACTACCCCTGGACCAACagaaatatgaaaataatgataatcaATATACTGAATATATGTTGATATGGCTAGGTTATAGATTATTTCAAACACCAAGTTATAGTTCATCAACTTTAGttgattattataataattatatattgaaaTCGCATCTACCCTTTAAGAATGACTACTtaatagataaaaaaaaacatttattgCATGCTAACTTTGAgcttattaataaattgtataaattaCTTAATTATCtatgtaatataattaCTGAACCCAATATATACACAGAAAGCACTAAAATTAAATCGAATATAAGCATGTTTCAAGATGAATTTACAAGTCTTTATGATGAAGTTAAAGAATGTtatccatattttaaattattaaagaactttaaaaaaacatatgatGATTATAGAAATAGTATTATGTATACTATTGGCAATAACAGTTTTATTGGCACATTAACAATTATTATGagttttttaaatcttcCTCTAACAGAGCTCAAAATACCAAATTGGAGTGATGAATATATGGACGAATCTCTTGAAATAGAAGATTTTATGACTTCCGGATGTGCTAAATTACATTCTAAATATCTACAATtggagaaaaaaaatacatcaCAAGACACACAAAAAGAGCAACCCCCTTCAGGAAGTGATAAATCAGGGGGAAAAGGAAATCAACAAACTTCAGAACGTTCAAATCCTACCacagaaaaacaaaatgaacaaCCACAATCAGAACAATTACCAAATCCGAAACCAAATACACCAAAACAAGTGCAAAAACCGGCATCAAAGCCACAACAATCACCAAAACAAGAACCGCCCCCCAAAACAGCACTACCACCAGCGGCACCACAGACACCATCCACAGAAtcatcaaaaaatttaccATTGACAGGACCTGGATCAAGTACAACACCATCAACACCTAAAAAAACGCAACCACTTACAAAAATAGAACCTGCACAATCAACATCTACAAAACTAGGAAATGCACAACAAACACCTATAAAAGCGTCTGGAAGCATACCTATAAAAATGCCTGCACAACAAGCACCTACAAAGCCAGAATCTACAAAACCAACACCTGCCCAACCAGTAATACTACAGAAAACACCTGAACAAAAACGACTGAAACCATCGGCACCACCAGCACTACCAAAACCACAGCGACAACTACCATCACAACCTCCCCAAAAAAAGGATACTTCATTGCAAAAACCTCAAACAGGAGGATTAAGTCATCAAAATGGGCTAGGCGATTTTAAAAGTGAGCAAAAGGGTTCAGGCAGTGAAAAAGGAAATGCAGATGGTGGAAAAGGAACTCCAAGTGTTGATACAGGAGGTTCACGTGATGGGTCAGGAAAATCAGGAGGAAAACCAAAAGATAATACACCAAAGAAAACAAACCACGTGAATGATTCCCCACCAGGACCCAAAGCATCAAGTCACGAAAAAGAGTCCGGAAATCAAAGGAATGGGACAGGCACTGCACCAAGCGTGCAAAATATTGGGAATGATACACCATCAGgtacaaaaaatggaataggAAATACCCAAGGTAATGCAGACactgtaaataaaaaaaatccatCAAGCGATATAACCAATCAACCTCAAAGTCAAAATCCTAAACAGGGGAATACTGGTGGTGGATTAGGACGTTCAGGggaaaaattaacaaatagTACACCAaagaaaatagaaaatgtgGATAATTCAGCACCAGGACCCAAAGCCCCcattcaaaaaaaagggTCGGGAAATCAAAGGAATGGGCTGATCACTGCACCAAGCGTGAAAAATAATGGGAATGATACACcaaacaatataaataatggaCCAAGAGATATTAAAGATAATGCAGGCACTGGAAAAAGTGGGGAAGGAAAATTGAATGATGTCCCAGTAAATCATGAGGCAGACGGCAATAAGAAAATCAACCAACATCAAGGTACAGATAATAAACAAGGAAGTTCAAGAGATGGATCAGGATCTTCAGGTATTGGATCTAATAGTTCAGGAAGTGGGATAGATACATCGCCATCACCACAAACTTTGCAACCAATTACATCATTACTCCCATCATCAATTACACCATCATTACCATTATCACAATCGCTATCATCGCAAACTCCGCCAGTTACGTCATCAGGCACGCAACCAGCATCTCCAAAACCAATACTACAACCACAATGGCAATCACCAAtaactttattatttacagcACCTGAAACAATTACAACAACATCAGCGACGACAACTGTACCAACAGGTGAAAAGGTTGAGATAACTATGCCATCAATAGAAAGCACATTGcctgaaaaaaatgatgctTCAAAAAGGATATCTCGAGCAAGGAGATCACCGGATCCTGGGATTTCAATAAGTACTCCAACAAATGAGTCAGGAACTACATCAGATACATCACCAATCACAGGGAAAGGAAGCATAACTGGAACCGACGTTAAAATTAACGAAAAATCATCAATATGGTGTATAggatcaaataaaaaatgcaacaTAATAGGTATTGGTATTATAGGCATTTCAatattcgtttttttagtatttatgtataag tatttatcatttggaTCGAGAAAAAATtcgaagaaaaaaaaaatcacgaaaaaagttataaattTGGTTGATGGAaagaaaatggaaaagacatttataaattcaattgatagagaaaaaaaagagaagaTGATTGTAAATTCAGGtgacaataaaaaaatagcgaagataattataaattcagATGATAAGAACAAATCAATAAAAACGGAGATAAATCCACAGGATGAAAAACGAACGACACATATAACTATAAATTCAggatatacaaaaaagtaTACAAAATCAGTTATAAATCCAGGcgatggaaaaaaaaatccactattaaatatatacaaacttATGCAGGCCGATCCTATgccatttattaatttattttttttgttaattttttttgtctataaaagaaaaagcaCTATagaatga